A DNA window from Oikeobacillus pervagus contains the following coding sequences:
- a CDS encoding DUF3899 domain-containing protein codes for MKKGVLSVSFIGFIIIISSASAWFKKGDFFLQFLNTSFSISLILFIIGAGLFVFERGFFNGVIYGVKSLRKTTEKGKFVSKFDQLDDTNGISKDLPKKRSYIITFPLLLSGSLFIIIDTVLAYSLFS; via the coding sequence ATGAAAAAAGGAGTCCTATCTGTTAGTTTTATTGGTTTTATCATCATTATTTCATCTGCAAGTGCGTGGTTTAAAAAAGGGGATTTTTTCTTACAGTTCCTGAATACATCTTTTTCTATTAGTCTAATTTTATTCATCATTGGAGCGGGTTTATTCGTTTTCGAAAGAGGGTTTTTTAACGGTGTTATCTATGGAGTGAAAAGTTTGCGGAAAACTACTGAAAAAGGAAAATTCGTATCGAAATTTGATCAACTAGATGATACGAATGGGATTTCTAAAGATTTGCCAAAGAAGAGATCTTATATCATTACATTCCCACTCCTATTATCCGGTAGTCTTTTTATCATAATTGACACCGTTTTGGCTTATTCCCTCTTTTCTTGA
- the opp3C gene encoding oligopeptide ABC transporter permease, with amino-acid sequence MKQNNQQNFNEITKDLFQPVKLREEDAEIIERPSLNFWQDAWIRLKENKGAIAGLILIIFILFMAIAGPSMNKHTYKDQNIAHAKLPPKIPLLENIEWLPFDGKDKDGFDMYEAKDVKEYYWFGTDDLGRDLWTRTWYGTRISIYIGMLAAIIDFLIGVAYGGISGFYGGRVDNVMQRIIEILIGIPHLIVVILFILVFEPGIFSITMAMVITGWVNMARIVRGQFLKLKHQEFVLASRTLGASNNKLIWKHLMPNVMGPIIITTMFTIPSAIFTEAFLSFIGLGIRPPEASLGSLVNDGFKSLQTYPHMLIVPAIIISLLILSFNLVADGLRDAFDPKMRK; translated from the coding sequence ATGAAACAAAATAACCAACAGAACTTCAATGAAATAACAAAAGACCTCTTCCAACCTGTCAAGCTACGTGAAGAGGATGCGGAAATAATAGAAAGACCGAGTTTGAATTTTTGGCAAGATGCATGGATTCGTTTAAAAGAAAATAAAGGGGCGATTGCCGGATTAATCTTAATCATCTTTATTTTATTTATGGCTATTGCTGGTCCATCGATGAATAAACATACGTATAAAGATCAAAATATTGCCCACGCCAAACTTCCGCCGAAAATTCCTCTACTAGAAAATATTGAATGGTTACCTTTTGACGGAAAAGATAAAGATGGCTTTGATATGTATGAAGCAAAGGATGTTAAGGAGTATTATTGGTTCGGAACAGATGACCTCGGTCGGGATTTATGGACACGGACTTGGTATGGTACACGAATTTCCATCTATATTGGAATGTTGGCTGCTATTATTGATTTTTTAATAGGAGTAGCATACGGGGGCATTTCTGGCTTTTATGGTGGCCGTGTAGATAATGTGATGCAACGTATTATTGAAATTTTAATTGGGATTCCCCATCTGATTGTTGTGATTCTATTTATCCTTGTTTTTGAACCAGGGATCTTTTCGATTACAATGGCGATGGTTATAACCGGTTGGGTTAATATGGCACGTATAGTCCGAGGACAATTTTTAAAATTAAAGCATCAAGAGTTTGTTTTAGCATCAAGAACTTTAGGAGCTTCAAATAATAAATTAATCTGGAAACATTTAATGCCTAATGTGATGGGACCGATTATTATTACAACGATGTTCACGATTCCTAGTGCTATTTTCACGGAAGCATTTTTAAGCTTTATTGGGTTGGGGATTCGTCCGCCAGAAGCTTCACTAGGTTCATTAGTCAATGACGGTTTTAAATCATTACAAACCTATCCTCATATGTTAATTGTTCCAGCGATTATCATTAGTTTATTAATTTTGAGCTTTAACTTAGTAGCAGACGGATTACGTGATGCATTTGATCCAAAAATGCGTAAATAA
- a CDS encoding ABC transporter ATP-binding protein: MAEKLLEIKHLKQYFNPGKPNMVKAIDDISFDIYKGETLGLVGESGCGKSTTGRTIIRLYDATDGQVLFQGKDVHGKKSKKELKEFNRKMQMIFQDPYASLNPRMKVADIIAEGIDIHGLAKSKEERMRKVYELLETVGLNKEHANRYPHEFSGGQRQRIGIARALAVEPEFIIADEPISALDVSIQAQVVNLLKELQNKKGLTYLFIAHDLSMVKYISDRIGVMYFGKLVELAPSEELYKHPMHPYTQSLLSAIPLPDPDYERNRKRMAYNPKVHQYTEQDQVEMREIAPGHFVYCSEKEFEEYKAKYKHN; the protein is encoded by the coding sequence ATGGCTGAAAAATTACTAGAAATCAAACATTTGAAACAATATTTTAATCCTGGTAAACCAAATATGGTAAAAGCAATTGATGATATTTCTTTTGATATATATAAAGGGGAAACTCTAGGGCTTGTGGGAGAATCTGGTTGTGGAAAATCAACAACAGGAAGAACCATTATCCGATTATATGATGCAACAGATGGTCAAGTTCTTTTTCAAGGAAAGGATGTTCATGGGAAAAAGTCGAAAAAAGAATTAAAAGAGTTTAATCGAAAAATGCAAATGATTTTTCAAGACCCTTATGCTTCATTAAATCCAAGGATGAAGGTTGCAGACATCATCGCAGAAGGAATCGATATCCACGGATTGGCTAAATCAAAAGAAGAACGAATGAGAAAGGTGTATGAGCTGCTTGAAACGGTTGGTTTAAATAAAGAACATGCAAATCGGTATCCACATGAATTTTCTGGTGGACAAAGACAACGGATTGGGATCGCTCGTGCTTTAGCGGTTGAGCCAGAGTTCATTATTGCGGATGAACCAATTTCCGCACTAGATGTTTCTATACAGGCTCAAGTTGTGAACTTATTAAAGGAGTTACAAAATAAAAAAGGGCTAACATATTTGTTTATTGCTCACGATTTGTCGATGGTGAAATATATTAGTGATCGTATCGGTGTGATGTATTTTGGCAAATTAGTAGAGTTAGCTCCAAGTGAGGAGTTATACAAACACCCGATGCACCCTTATACTCAATCACTTCTTTCGGCGATTCCTTTGCCAGATCCAGATTATGAACGAAACCGCAAAAGAATGGCATATAATCCGAAAGTTCATCAATATACCGAACAGGATCAAGTAGAAATGAGAGAAATAGCGCCAGGACATTTCGTATACTGCTCAGAAAAAGAATTTGAGGAGTACAAAGCAAAATACAAACACAATTGA
- a CDS encoding ABC transporter ATP-binding protein codes for MDKLLEVKDLHVSFDTHAGEVKAIRGVDFNLMKGETLAIVGESGSGKSVTTKTIMRLIPNPPGKIKQGEIIFNGKNLVKLSEKEMEKIRGKEISMIFQDPMTSLNPTMTIGKQIMEPLKKHQNLNKSQAQKRAIELLNLVGLPNPQERFKQYPHQFSGGQRQRIVIAIALACNPKILIADEPTTALDVTIQAQILELMKNLQKKIDTSIIFITHDLGVVANVADRVAVMYGGQIVEMGTVDEIFYDPRHPYTWGLLASMPSLDTDEKVELTAIPGTPPDLLHPPKGDAFALRSEYALKIDFEYEPPVYKVSDTHMVKSWLLHPDAPQVEPPLSVKQRIRPMVDNYQKPVLLEEVH; via the coding sequence ATGGATAAATTACTTGAAGTTAAGGATCTACACGTCTCCTTCGATACGCATGCAGGAGAGGTAAAGGCCATACGTGGTGTAGATTTCAATTTGATGAAAGGTGAAACTTTGGCCATTGTAGGCGAATCTGGATCAGGTAAATCGGTGACAACGAAAACGATTATGCGGTTAATTCCTAATCCTCCAGGTAAAATTAAACAAGGTGAAATAATATTTAATGGAAAAAACTTAGTCAAACTATCTGAAAAAGAAATGGAGAAAATTCGTGGGAAAGAAATTTCTATGATTTTTCAAGATCCGATGACTTCGTTAAACCCAACGATGACAATTGGCAAACAAATTATGGAGCCGTTAAAAAAACACCAAAATTTAAATAAGTCGCAAGCACAAAAACGAGCCATCGAGCTATTAAATTTAGTAGGACTTCCTAATCCGCAAGAGAGATTCAAACAGTACCCACATCAATTCTCTGGTGGTCAAAGACAAAGGATTGTGATTGCAATTGCATTGGCTTGTAATCCAAAAATTTTAATTGCAGATGAACCGACAACGGCTTTGGATGTGACGATTCAAGCGCAAATATTAGAATTAATGAAGAATTTACAGAAAAAAATTGATACATCGATTATTTTTATCACCCATGATCTTGGAGTTGTAGCGAATGTAGCGGATCGGGTTGCCGTCATGTATGGTGGGCAAATTGTAGAAATGGGAACGGTAGATGAAATTTTCTATGATCCACGACATCCTTACACATGGGGACTACTTGCTTCGATGCCAAGTTTAGATACAGACGAAAAGGTTGAACTAACAGCTATACCTGGAACACCTCCAGACCTATTACACCCGCCAAAGGGGGATGCTTTTGCGCTTAGAAGTGAATATGCATTAAAGATTGATTTTGAATACGAGCCCCCAGTATATAAGGTATCGGATACACATATGGTGAAATCTTGGTTACTTCATCCAGATGCACCACAAGTTGAGCCTCCGCTATCAGTCAAACAGCGCATTCGACCAATGGTTGACAATTATCAAAAGCCAGTATTATTAGAGGAGGTTCACTAA
- the trpS gene encoding tryptophan--tRNA ligase, which yields MKTIFSGIQPSGMITLGNYIGALKQFVELQDEFNCFFCIVDEHAITVPQDRLVLRNNIRNLAALYIAVGLDPEKATLFIQSEVPAHAQAGWMMTCISYIGELERMTQFKDKSSGKDVVTAGLLTYPPLMAADILLYSADLVPVGEDQKQHLELTRDLAERFNKKYNDIFTIPDVRLPKVGARIMSLQDPSKKMSKSDPNLKGFISILDEPKQIEKKIKSAVTDSEGIVKYDKENKPGVSNLLSIYSILGNISIEDLEQKYEGKGYGEFKSDLAQVVIDHLTPIQKRFKELVDSEELDEILDRGAEKANHVASKMVKKMENAMGLGRKR from the coding sequence ATGAAAACGATTTTTTCAGGAATTCAACCGAGTGGAATGATTACCCTCGGAAATTACATTGGGGCTTTGAAACAATTTGTAGAACTTCAGGATGAATTTAATTGTTTTTTCTGTATTGTGGACGAACATGCGATTACCGTTCCACAGGATCGTTTAGTATTACGTAATAATATACGTAACTTAGCGGCTTTATATATCGCTGTCGGTCTCGATCCTGAAAAAGCGACTTTGTTTATCCAATCAGAAGTACCAGCCCATGCACAAGCTGGATGGATGATGACATGTATTTCTTATATTGGCGAATTAGAAAGAATGACTCAGTTTAAAGATAAATCCTCAGGTAAAGATGTCGTTACGGCTGGATTGCTGACATATCCACCATTAATGGCTGCTGATATCCTTCTTTACAGTGCCGATTTGGTTCCTGTAGGAGAAGACCAAAAACAACACCTAGAATTAACACGAGATCTTGCCGAACGATTTAATAAAAAATATAATGATATTTTCACGATTCCTGATGTTCGTTTACCTAAAGTTGGTGCGCGCATCATGAGTTTACAAGATCCTTCAAAAAAAATGAGTAAATCTGATCCAAACTTGAAAGGTTTTATTTCGATCTTGGACGAGCCAAAACAAATCGAGAAAAAAATTAAAAGTGCTGTAACTGATTCAGAGGGTATTGTGAAATATGATAAAGAAAACAAACCAGGTGTCTCAAATTTACTATCCATCTATTCTATTCTTGGTAATATTTCCATTGAAGATCTGGAACAAAAATATGAAGGAAAAGGATACGGTGAATTTAAAAGTGATCTAGCTCAAGTTGTCATTGATCATTTAACACCGATTCAAAAGCGTTTTAAAGAATTAGTTGATTCTGAGGAACTTGATGAGATATTAGACCGTGGAGCAGAAAAAGCAAATCACGTGGCTTCTAAAATGGTCAAAAAAATGGAGAACGCAATGGGATTAGGAAGAAAAAGATAA
- a CDS encoding GNAT family N-acetyltransferase, which yields MHWYEKLNQYFPIEEMKSQEHMELLLKERGDIYHKDEGPLHVLFYVEFDEFVFVDYLFVSKHARGQGLGHKLIQKLKKKGKPILLEVEPVNYEDSDTEKRLRFYKREGFEHATSIGYRRRSLATDEVNSMEILYWAPHNEPEELVYEAMKKTYKMIHKYKDKEIYGASYETVDKVLSMDESKNRDILEHIE from the coding sequence ATGCATTGGTATGAAAAATTAAATCAATATTTCCCAATTGAAGAAATGAAGTCGCAAGAGCATATGGAATTATTATTGAAAGAGCGAGGAGATATTTACCATAAAGACGAAGGGCCGTTACATGTTCTTTTTTATGTAGAGTTTGATGAATTTGTTTTTGTTGACTATTTGTTTGTGTCAAAACATGCAAGAGGTCAAGGCTTAGGTCATAAGCTCATTCAAAAATTGAAGAAAAAAGGAAAACCGATTCTTTTAGAAGTTGAACCTGTCAATTATGAGGATAGTGATACGGAAAAACGGTTGCGCTTTTATAAACGAGAAGGGTTTGAACATGCCACTAGTATCGGATATAGAAGACGATCCCTTGCAACGGATGAAGTGAATTCGATGGAGATATTATATTGGGCTCCTCATAATGAGCCGGAAGAGTTAGTATATGAAGCAATGAAAAAAACGTATAAGATGATCCATAAGTATAAGGATAAAGAAATTTATGGAGCCTCTTATGAAACTGTAGATAAGGTATTGTCGATGGATGAGTCAAAAAATCGGGATATTTTAGAACATATTGAATAA
- a CDS encoding peptide ABC transporter substrate-binding protein: protein MKKRLSLFLVLLLAMSTFLAACGGDKEKSGKSGGDNTKKDNVLNLTETQDIPSMDSALATDAVSFNTLNNTMEGLYRLDENDKAVEGMAEGEPEVSKDGKTWTFKIRDAKWSNGDPVTANDFEFAWKKALDPKTKAEYAYIMYDLKNAKAINTGEMKSEELGVKAIDEKTLEVQLENPVPYFKELLVFGTFLPQNEKYVTKQGDKYGLEADTAIYNGPFVLDEWKHEDKFVMKKNPNYWDADAVKLDKIHTKIVKNTQTDVNLFESKDADLIRLSSEFVDKYKKNEGFFTEKEASVFFLRLNQTSNELLKNVDARKAISMAFDKKGITDGILNNGSTPADYFVPAEFVHGPDGKDFRDTAGKYLSTDIDKAKDHWEKAKKALGKDKFTLELLNYDDDSAKKVGEYLKEQLESNLDGLTVNIKQQPFKQKLDLETKMNYDFSLGGWGPDYLDPMTFLDMYLTNGAHNQQGYSNPEYDKLINDAKTTLLLEPEKRWEALVKAEEILLKEDAAIAPIYQRSRAYLKQPYVKDIYFHKFGADYTFKYASVK, encoded by the coding sequence ATGAAGAAAAGACTATCACTTTTCCTTGTTCTTTTGCTTGCGATGAGCACTTTTCTAGCTGCCTGTGGTGGAGATAAGGAAAAGAGCGGTAAAAGCGGCGGAGACAATACAAAAAAAGACAATGTATTAAATCTAACAGAAACGCAAGATATCCCTTCAATGGACTCAGCATTAGCAACAGATGCTGTTTCTTTCAACACACTTAACAACACAATGGAAGGTTTATACCGTCTAGATGAAAATGACAAAGCAGTAGAAGGAATGGCTGAAGGTGAACCGGAAGTTAGTAAAGATGGTAAAACGTGGACATTTAAAATTCGGGATGCTAAATGGTCTAATGGTGATCCAGTAACAGCGAATGACTTTGAATTTGCATGGAAAAAAGCTTTGGATCCTAAGACAAAAGCTGAGTATGCTTACATCATGTATGATCTTAAAAATGCAAAAGCAATTAACACTGGAGAAATGAAATCAGAAGAACTTGGTGTTAAAGCGATTGATGAAAAAACATTAGAAGTGCAGCTTGAAAACCCAGTTCCGTATTTCAAAGAACTTTTAGTTTTTGGAACATTCTTACCGCAAAATGAGAAATATGTAACTAAACAAGGCGATAAATATGGACTTGAAGCTGACACTGCCATTTATAATGGTCCATTTGTTCTTGATGAATGGAAGCATGAAGATAAATTTGTCATGAAGAAAAACCCTAACTATTGGGATGCAGATGCTGTAAAACTTGATAAAATCCATACGAAAATTGTGAAAAATACACAAACAGATGTGAATCTTTTCGAAAGTAAAGATGCAGATTTAATTAGACTTTCTTCTGAATTCGTAGATAAGTATAAAAAGAATGAAGGATTCTTTACTGAAAAAGAAGCGTCGGTATTCTTCCTACGTTTAAATCAGACATCAAATGAGCTATTGAAAAATGTGGATGCCCGTAAGGCGATTTCAATGGCTTTCGATAAAAAAGGGATTACAGATGGTATTTTAAATAATGGGTCTACACCTGCAGATTATTTCGTTCCAGCAGAATTTGTTCATGGCCCAGATGGTAAAGACTTCCGTGATACGGCGGGTAAATATTTAAGTACAGATATTGACAAAGCAAAAGATCATTGGGAAAAAGCGAAAAAGGCATTAGGTAAAGATAAATTTACGCTAGAGCTATTAAATTATGATGATGATAGTGCAAAAAAAGTGGGAGAATACTTAAAGGAACAACTAGAATCAAACTTAGATGGTCTAACTGTTAATATTAAACAACAACCGTTTAAGCAAAAATTAGATCTTGAAACGAAAATGAATTATGACTTCTCACTTGGAGGATGGGGTCCTGATTATTTAGATCCAATGACATTTTTGGATATGTACTTAACAAATGGAGCCCATAACCAACAAGGCTATTCCAACCCTGAATATGATAAATTAATCAATGATGCCAAAACAACGCTTTTACTTGAACCAGAAAAACGTTGGGAAGCATTGGTGAAAGCTGAGGAAATTCTACTTAAAGAAGATGCAGCAATTGCGCCAATTTATCAAAGATCAAGAGCGTATTTAAAACAACCATATGTAAAAGATATTTATTTCCATAAGTTCGGGGCGGACTATACTTTCAAATACGCTTCTGTAAAATAA
- the opp3b gene encoding oligopeptide ABC transporter permease encodes MVKYTLKRILYMMITLFIIATITFFLMKLLPGSPLTNQEKLPPETQKLILEQYGLNDPLPVQYFNYMTNLLKGDLGVSYQYDNRPVTKMILERIGPSATLGFQAIVLGTIIGILLGVIAALKRNTIWDYGATTIAVLGISIPSFVFAGFLQYYLAVQYPIFPVAAWEGFEYSILPTISLAVFVIATVARFMRSELLEVLSSDYIMLAKAKGISGRGIMFKHAIRNALIPIITLLGPLAVNIMTGSLVIENIFGIPGLGEQFVRSILTNDFTVIMGITLFYSVLFIVVVFIVDILYGVIDPRIRLTGGKK; translated from the coding sequence GTGGTAAAGTACACGTTAAAAAGAATTTTATATATGATGATTACTTTGTTTATTATTGCAACAATTACCTTCTTCTTAATGAAGCTCCTTCCCGGATCACCACTGACGAATCAAGAGAAATTACCGCCTGAAACCCAGAAACTAATTCTTGAACAGTATGGTCTAAATGATCCACTTCCAGTACAGTATTTCAACTATATGACCAATTTATTGAAAGGTGATTTAGGAGTTTCTTATCAATATGATAATCGTCCAGTAACGAAAATGATTTTGGAACGAATTGGACCATCAGCAACATTAGGGTTTCAAGCCATTGTACTTGGAACGATTATTGGAATATTGCTTGGAGTGATTGCAGCACTTAAAAGGAATACGATCTGGGATTATGGAGCAACAACGATTGCAGTTCTAGGAATCTCCATTCCTTCATTCGTTTTTGCTGGATTTCTACAATATTATTTAGCTGTACAATATCCAATTTTTCCAGTTGCCGCTTGGGAAGGATTTGAATACTCGATTCTACCAACCATCTCCTTAGCTGTATTTGTTATTGCAACGGTTGCGAGATTTATGAGATCAGAACTTCTAGAAGTATTAAGTTCTGATTATATTATGTTAGCAAAAGCAAAAGGGATTTCAGGAAGAGGAATTATGTTCAAACATGCGATTCGGAATGCGCTTATTCCTATCATTACTCTTTTAGGACCATTGGCTGTTAATATCATGACAGGGTCATTAGTTATTGAAAATATTTTTGGAATCCCAGGTCTTGGTGAACAATTTGTTCGTTCCATTTTAACAAATGATTTCACTGTCATTATGGGAATTACGTTATTCTACAGTGTTTTATTTATTGTTGTCGTTTTCATTGTAGATATACTATATGGGGTTATTGATCCACGTATTCGTTTGACTGGAGGGAAGAAATAA
- a CDS encoding YjbA family protein, whose protein sequence is MLYLHDVWVNWFEGEENGYNVCHFHEWRKEDVIELLDQVPVIKVDKVLYHYIENDIAELPRQLLNDVYQKAYSRKNHERIQQDYCFVVTDGIGILAVDTMGYSIPIRKSRLIPRQEQLVYEMVENHKPTHYEWEEKESSKEYHILSPNPELMNGLTRKERQLKQLLFMALDQLYNSKNTPEVRYWYTEWCPERYEQIQIMSFEEVWDSLYEEIKEGWTSKHSQLCENLIKGQPFFEKLWEMEHGSKVN, encoded by the coding sequence ATGTTGTATCTTCATGATGTTTGGGTAAATTGGTTTGAAGGGGAAGAAAATGGATATAATGTGTGTCATTTTCACGAATGGCGTAAAGAAGATGTGATCGAATTACTTGACCAGGTTCCAGTGATAAAAGTAGACAAAGTACTTTATCATTATATTGAAAATGATATTGCAGAATTACCAAGACAATTATTAAATGATGTATATCAAAAGGCCTATTCAAGAAAAAATCATGAAAGAATTCAACAAGATTATTGCTTCGTAGTAACTGACGGTATAGGGATATTAGCAGTGGATACGATGGGATATTCAATTCCTATACGGAAAAGTAGATTAATTCCGCGTCAAGAGCAACTTGTCTATGAGATGGTTGAAAACCATAAGCCTACACATTATGAGTGGGAGGAGAAAGAGAGCAGCAAGGAATATCATATCTTGTCTCCAAATCCAGAATTAATGAATGGGTTAACGAGAAAAGAAAGACAATTGAAACAACTGTTATTCATGGCTTTAGATCAATTATATAATTCAAAAAACACTCCTGAAGTACGTTATTGGTATACGGAGTGGTGTCCGGAACGATATGAACAAATTCAAATCATGTCATTTGAGGAAGTTTGGGATTCCTTATATGAAGAAATAAAAGAAGGCTGGACAAGTAAGCACAGTCAATTATGCGAAAACCTAATAAAAGGACAACCTTTCTTTGAAAAACTTTGGGAAATGGAACATGGCTCAAAGGTAAATTAG
- the spxA gene encoding transcriptional regulator SpxA: MVTLYTSPSCTSCRKAKAWLEENDISFMERNIFSEPLSIEEIKEILRMTEDGTDEIISTRSKIFQKLNVDLDTLPLQDLFNLIQENPGLLRRPIIMDEKRLQVGYNEDEIRRFLPRKVRTFQLLEAQKMVN; the protein is encoded by the coding sequence ATGGTTACATTATACACTTCACCAAGTTGCACATCTTGCCGTAAAGCTAAAGCATGGTTGGAGGAAAATGACATTTCCTTTATGGAACGAAATATTTTTTCTGAACCACTAAGTATTGAAGAAATTAAAGAAATTCTTAGAATGACGGAAGACGGAACAGATGAGATCATCTCAACTCGCTCGAAAATCTTTCAAAAATTAAATGTAGATTTAGATACTCTTCCTCTTCAAGATTTATTCAATTTAATTCAAGAAAATCCAGGCTTACTTCGCAGACCTATCATCATGGATGAGAAACGTTTGCAAGTTGGATATAATGAGGATGAAATACGTCGTTTCTTACCGCGAAAAGTTCGTACATTCCAACTATTAGAAGCTCAAAAAATGGTAAATTAA
- a CDS encoding DUF2268 domain-containing protein: protein MTVIDTKKYLDQWFDQPITLLEKLLNRKDAQHFYRYLQFFGMYRPSKKAETDYMKLKELHAWELIEEYEQKYQSLWDGCKKNIYIFPLQSRRSFLLEDKSGVTFPDEMYFFLSPIEDHQKEWEALFVHEYHHINRLNKLKDTTDQWVLRDSLILEGLAELAVSEYCGEQYVSDYSMKYSKDQIHYFWEKYMKNHLHVKKSDPLHDDLLFGRKFYPKFMGYAIGYYVIKHMSEERKFHTIEKLSTPSSQFEIEQCF, encoded by the coding sequence ATGACAGTCATTGATACAAAAAAGTATTTAGATCAATGGTTTGATCAACCTATTACATTACTTGAAAAATTGTTGAATAGAAAGGATGCACAACATTTTTATCGTTATTTGCAATTTTTTGGCATGTATCGTCCATCGAAAAAGGCTGAGACAGATTATATGAAATTAAAGGAATTACATGCGTGGGAATTAATTGAGGAATATGAGCAAAAGTATCAGTCGTTATGGGATGGATGTAAGAAGAATATTTATATTTTCCCTCTCCAGTCCAGGAGATCTTTTTTGTTAGAAGATAAATCTGGAGTGACGTTTCCTGATGAAATGTATTTTTTTTTAAGTCCAATCGAGGATCATCAAAAAGAATGGGAAGCATTATTTGTCCATGAATATCATCATATTAATAGACTGAATAAGTTAAAGGACACGACGGATCAATGGGTGTTAAGAGACTCCCTTATTTTGGAGGGTTTAGCAGAACTTGCAGTAAGTGAATATTGCGGAGAACAATATGTATCTGATTATAGTATGAAATATTCGAAAGACCAAATTCATTATTTTTGGGAAAAGTATATGAAAAACCATTTACATGTTAAAAAATCTGATCCATTACATGATGATTTATTATTTGGTCGCAAGTTTTATCCTAAATTTATGGGGTATGCGATTGGATATTATGTGATAAAACATATGAGTGAAGAAAGAAAGTTTCATACGATTGAGAAATTATCAACCCCTTCTTCACAGTTTGAAATTGAACAATGCTTTTAA